From the genome of Papaver somniferum cultivar HN1 chromosome 2, ASM357369v1, whole genome shotgun sequence, one region includes:
- the LOC113354490 gene encoding (S)-coclaurine N-methyltransferase-like, with protein METLTLVAYSATVRMMLSSLEKNLLPDVVIRKLTRLMLANRLRLGYKASSHIQQSDLIKFAQSLEEMPIAIKTDLAKEQHYELPTSFFKLVLGKYMKYSCCYFYDKTTTLEDAEQASLELYCERGKIRDGHTILDVGCGWGSFSLYIAQKYKNCNITGICNSKTQKEHIEEQCRELQLQNVEIIVADISTFEMEGSYDRIVSIGMFEHMKNYKEILKKISRWMKEDSFLFVHYFCHKVLAYHFEDTSEDDWITRYFFTGGTMPSANLLLYFQDDVSIVNHWLVNGKHYAQTSKEWLTRMDKNISTIKPIMESTYGKDSAVKWTVYWRMFFISVAELFGYNNGEEWMVAHFLFKKK; from the exons ATGGAGACATTAACTCTGGTAGCATACAGTGCAACAGTACGCATGATGTTAAGTTCACTGGAAAAAAATCTACTACCGGATGTTGTCATAAGGAAACTCACTAGATTGATGTTAGCTAATAGACTTCGCTTGGGTTATAAAGCTTCTTCTCATATTCAGCAGTCTGATCTTATCAAATTTGCACAAT CTCTTGAAGAAATGCCAATTGCAATCAAGACGGACTTAGCAAAAGAACAACATTATGAGCTGCCCACATCTTTTTTCAAATTAGTCCTCGGGAAATATATGAAATACAG CTGTTGTTACTTTTATGATAAGACTACAACGTTGGAGGACGCGGAACAAGCATCTCTCGAGCTATACTGCGAGAGAGGAAAGATAAGAGATGGTCATACCATTCTTGATGTGGGGTGTGGATGGGGCTCATTTTCATTGTACATTGCGCAGAAGTACAAGAATTGCAACATTACAGGAATTTGCAATTCAAAGACTCAAAAAGAACATATAGAAGAGCAATGCAG AGAGCTGCAATTGCAGAACGTAGAGATCATTGTAGCTGATATTAGCACATTTGAAATGGAGGGTTCTTACGATCGAATTGTATCAATAGGGATGTTCGAG catatgaagaATTATAAAGAGATTCTTAAGAAGATATCCAGATGGATGAAAGAAGACAGTTTCCTTTTCGTGCACTACTTCTGCCATAAAGTTTTGGCTTACCACTTTGAGGACACAAGTGAAGATGACTGGATCACTAGGTACTTTTTCACTGGAGGGACAATGCCTTCTGCTAACCTACTTCTCTACTTTCAG GATGATGTTTCTATCGTTAACCATTGGCTTGTAAACGGGAAGCATTATGCACAAACGAG CAAGGAGTGGCTAACAAGAATGGACAAAAACATAAGCACTATAAAGCCAATTATGGAGTCAACTTACGGGAAGGATTCGGCTGTTAAATGGACCGTGTATTGGCGGATGTTTTTCATCTCAGTTGCTGAACTCTTCGGGTATAATAACGGAGAAGAGTGGATGGTTGCACATTTTCTGTTCAAGAAGAAATAG
- the LOC113352719 gene encoding uncharacterized protein LOC113352719 → MGITLGVFVNFLLVVVILNVFAKNILNYVVEGAQSISKEEDIKLGTQLKILNKPPIKIILSAWGDTYDCIDVYKQPALDHPLLKNHKIQMKPISELERDRVETSIFRTRVQSCPEGSVPIKRTEKQDFIRATSVSSTIYVSNDPSEYVWYIKIKMKIFMGQRLT, encoded by the exons ATGGGAATTACTCTGGGTGTGTTTGTCAATTttctgttggtggtggtgatacttAATGTTTTTGCTAAGAATATTTTAAACTATGTGGTTGAAGGAGCACAAAGTATATCAAAAGAAGAAGACATAAAATTAGGAACACAGCTCAAGATTCTTAATAAACCTCCTATCAAAATAATTCTC TCGGCATGGGGAGATACCTATGATTGTATCGATGTCTACAAACAACCTGCACTTGATCATCCTTTACTCAAGAATCATAAAATTCAG ATGAAGCCTATTTCGGAGTTGGAACGAGATAGAGTTGAAACATCAATTTTTAGAACTAGAGTTCAGAGTTGCCCGGAAGGATCAGTACCTATAAAAAGGACAGAAAAACAAGACTTTATTAGAGCCACATCAGTTTCATCAACAATATATGTATCAAATGATCCATCAGAATAT GTATGGTATatcaaaataaagatgaaaatttTTATGGGGCAACGGCTAACATGA
- the LOC113354491 gene encoding uncharacterized protein LOC113354491, with the protein MSESLNSLTAGIGMGGRTTYSDKDLKITEDILKSEDELLALYWKWISIYRRKDYDFGNKKFIDLEFEKMFTERFEKFKDTVRMIHTVNNTKGAGWTAGFNHMADFTDNEKRFY; encoded by the exons ATGTCAGAAAG CTTAAATTCTTTAACTGCTGGTATTGGCATGGGAGGAAGAACCACATACTCAGACAAAG ATCTGAAGATAACTGAAGATATTCTGAAATCAGAAGATGAACTCCTTGCTCTATATTGGAAATGGATCTCTATTTACAGACGAAAAGATTACGATTTTGGGAACAAAAAATTCATAGATTTGGAGTTTGAGAAGATGTTCACAGAGAGGTTTGAGAAGTTTAAAGACACAGTCCGGATGATCCATACAGTTAACAACACAAAGGGTGCTGGCTGGACTGCCGGATTCAACCATATGGCAGATTTTACCGACAATGAGAAAAGATTTTACTGA
- the LOC113352718 gene encoding uncharacterized protein LOC113352718, which translates to MENRRDALICFVLVLSKLPKFTPDMQIPNPSIYGKILSDSRSRIYLNRIENKWCYSILGDIIGYWPAKLFPLFGNVCAERIYWGGNSRESEDGHDPQMGSGHFPLEYGYGKHGSYFTSMQYYNTSGFLLDPIEKLMTKVLDCKTNYDVEYFVFVEEVGHSLQYGGPGGKC; encoded by the exons ATGGAAAACAGACGGGATGCTTTAATATGCTTTGTCCTGGTTTTGTCCAAGTTACCCAAATTTACTCCTGATATGCAAATACCTAACCCGTCTATTTATGGAAAGATTTTGAGTGATTCCCGATCTCGTATATATTTG AATCGTATTGAGAATAAATGGTGTTATTCAATTCTTGGAGACATAATCGGATACTGGCCGGCAAAACTTTTTCCATTATTTGGTAACGTATGTGCAGAACGTATATACTGGGGAGGTAATTCACGAGAGAGTGAAGATGGACATGATCCTCAAATGGGAAGTGGTCACTTTCCACTTGAGTATGGATATGGAAAACATGGTTCTTATTTTACATCCATGCAGTATTACAATACATCTGGCTTTCTTTTAGATCCCATTGAAAAACTGATGACAAAAGTTCTTGATTGCAAGACAAATTATGACGTAGAATATTTTGTATTCGTGGAGGAAGTGGGCCATAGCTTGCAATATGGAGGACCTGGAGGAAAATGTTAA